GTGTATCTATAACAGATTTTCCAGGAGAAAAAAGTTCTCTATTTACTATATAGTAATTAACAAGACCTATCCAACTGTTAAAAATAAAACTTAGTGGAAGTTTTTTTATACTTTCTGCCTCTACTTCTATTTCTAACGCTTCACTTAAATGCTTTGAAAGTGCTGATTGTATGGATATAAATGTACTTTTTTCTTCTTTTTCAAGAAAATTAATCTCAAGTATAAGTCTACCATAAAATTCTTCAAATTCCTTTATTCCTTCAAGATGAGCACTTAAAACCTCTTTTACTGTATATGCTTTTTTTGAGGCAAGATGTGTATTCATAACTATCTTTGTACAAAACACCTCAATAACTTCCTTTACTAACTCCCCTTGAGTTTTAAAATGAGCAAAAATTGTACCATGAGATACACCTGCCGCCTTTGCAATATCTGAAGTTGTTGTTTTTATGATTCCTTTATTTTTAAATTCTTCATAAGCAGAATATATTATTTTT
The Clostridium felsineum DSM 794 DNA segment above includes these coding regions:
- a CDS encoding TetR/AcrR family transcriptional regulator; this translates as MKESQRQIQKRETRKKIIYSAYEEFKNKGIIKTTTSDIAKAAGVSHGTIFAHFKTQGELVKEVIEVFCTKIVMNTHLASKKAYTVKEVLSAHLEGIKEFEEFYGRLILEINFLEKEEKSTFISIQSALSKHLSEALEIEVEAESIKKLPLSFIFNSWIGLVNYYIVNRELFSPGKSVIDTHKEELINNFIELIKK